One Oryza brachyantha chromosome 3, ObraRS2, whole genome shotgun sequence DNA segment encodes these proteins:
- the LOC102711134 gene encoding probable serine acetyltransferase 2 has translation MTSCGCLVLEKVEDHGGEAAARGRGRLAQAGGCGSCAGEWRSRSETMFPIYVMGSSRASSAAVVRGIVDAAEDPIWEAVKSEAKSEAEKEPILSSFLYASVLSHDCLERALSFVLANRLEDPTLLATQLIDIFNDVMMNNKEIRRSIRLDAQAFKDRDPACAQYSWALLYLKGYHSLQSYRIAHVLWNQGRKVLALALQSRISEVFAVDIHPAARIGEGILLDHGTGLVIGETAVVGNWVSLMQGVTLGGTGKENGDRHPKIGQGALLGAGATILGNINVGEGAMIAAGSLVLKDVPPHSMAVGNPAKVVGYKEKEDPSLSMKHDARRDYFEHVAISFSDDRANGSVVK, from the exons ATGACGTCGTGCGGGTGCCTGGTGCTCGAGAAGGTGGAGgaccacggcggcgaggcggcggcgagggggagagggaggctcGCGCAGGCCGGCGGCTGCGGATCGTGCGCGGGGGAGTGGAGGAGCCGTTCGGAGACCATGTTCCCCATCTACGTGATGGGGAGCTCGCGGGCGAGTTCCGCGGCGGTGGTCCGGGGCATagtcgacgccgccgaggaCCCCATATGGGAGGCCGTCAAGTCGGAGGCCAAGTCTGAG GCTGAAAAGGAGCCTATTTTAAGTAGCTTCTTGTACGCCAGCGTACTATCTCATGATTGTCTCGAGAGGGCGTTGAGTTTCGTCCTTGCAAACAGGCTCGAAGATCCAACATTGCTGGCAACTCAGCTAATAGACATTTTCAATGATGTCATGATGAACAACAAAGAGATACGTCGTTCTATTCGCCTTGATGCTCAG GCATTTAAAGACCGAGATCCTGCGTGTGCACAATACAGTTGGGCATTGTTGTACCTGAAG GGTTATCATTCGTTGCAATCCTATAGGATAGCCCATGTATTATGGAATCAAGGGCGTAAAGTTCTGGCATTGGCACTACAGAGCCGTATCAGTGAG GTTTTTGCAGTGGATATACACCCAG CTGCAAGAATTGGGGAGGGAATATTGCTGGATCATGGAACAGGTCTAGTTATTGGTGAAACTGCCGTTGTTGGAAACTGGGTTTCATTAATGCAG GGTGTTACACTTGGTGGTACTGGCAAGGAAAATGGAGATAGGCACCCCAAGATTGGTCAGGGGGCTCTTCTTGGAGCTGGTGCTACTATCCTTGGCAACATAAATGTAGGTGAGGGAGCCATGATTGCCGCTGGTTCCCTTGTTTTAAAGGATGTTCCTCCCCACAG TATGGCAGTAGGAAACCCTGCAAAGGTCGTTGGCTATAAAGAGAAGGAAGACCCTTCTTTAAGTATGAAGCATG ATGCCAGGAGAGATTACTTTGAGCATGTTGCCATCAGTTTTTCAGATGACAGAGCTAATG GAAGCGTTGTGAAGTGA